GACCACATTATTTGTTAGTGTCAACATCAAGCTGGACTAAGGTGTTAGTTTGAGAAGTTGAGCTGGTCCTTTGTTTTGTTTTCCAACATTTGCAGCTGCTAACTATGATGTGGAATTTTTAGATAgtatgataaaaataaaaaataaaagtgcaGGTAAGGTCTTCATTCATTTGGCTCATACAAAGCTTTTCCTTTTGAACTATTTTTCTTGACATCAATTTTAAGGGCTGAATACTTGAATCAAATGCCGCGAACTCCTGAACTAAGTTATGAGAGTTTGGCAGCTTCCCAGCAACCTTTCTTGTGCTGGTTGAAGTGAAAAGTTTGTCTGCATATCTTGCCCCATTCACACCTCTCCACCCCTTTACATAAACGCAGAAATAGGACATAGTTGGTAAATAGAGTTAGTGCCTACGCCGGTGAGAGATAGCTGGTACCCCGTGAATTTGTCAAGGTGCCCGCAAGCTGGTGCGGACACTACAATTATTaaaaaagaggagaaagaggaagaaaagaaaaaaagaaaatagtagaAATATACCTCAACCCTTTCATTTCTTCCTCATAATCTTAATCTTTTTTTGCCttgtgaattcttttccttgatttggTTCCTTTCATCCACTTGTCTGTGTCTAACAGCTCCAGGCATTGTCGCTAGCTAATTAACAGAACTGATCTGGAGATATAGTTCTTTAATGATGCCTTAACAATTACTAAATCCATTTTGTTTTATTTAATGATTTTTGGATTGTATGGAGTTTAAGACATTGGTTTGACTTATTTATTATACTAGTGATAGtggaaaaaaataataacataatgGTTGAAAAGTTATTTTGATAGGGGAAACATCACATCAAAGTTTAAAAGGTTGAATAATTTAAGGAATTTGAATTCTTTAAAGTTGTAAAACTAGAATAAATATGGAACGGTGTCAAACATTTTGAGATGTCTCTAAATGGAAAGACTGCCATATAGATTGAAATGGAGGCATATACCAACTTGTCTTTTTATGTTAAATCTGGATTCTGGAATATCTGTTTGGTAGTCCAGCTGTTCATCAATTGCTGTTTACTGATTGCCATCTTGATTAGTTGGTTGTTTTGATTATTTGCATCAGGAGGGGAGTTTGAGACAAATATTACCAGATTTACATTGCCTATACGGACACTTGCTTTCAACAGATCTGGAACAATGCTGGCAGCTGCTGGTGATGATGAAGGCATCAAACTTATAAATACCATTGATGGCTCGATCGCAAGAGTTCTTAAAGGACATAGAGGGTCCATCACTGGCATAGCTTTTGATCCCAAAAGTGAATACCTGGCTTCAGTTGATTCAATAGGGACTGCCATGATCTGGGAACTCCAGTCAGGGAAAACAATTCACGTTTTAAAAGGAATAGCTCGTGTCATTGGTTCTGATTTTTCTTCTATGAACATAGTTAGCTGGAGTCCTGATGGGGAGCTATTAGCTGTTCCTAGCTTGAAAAATGATGTGGTGATGTATGACAGAGACACTGCAGAAAAACTGTTTTCACTTAGAGGTGATCATGTACAGCCCATTTGCTTTTTGTCGTGGTCACCAAATGGAAAGTATATGGCTACTTCTGGACTAGATAGACAAGTTTTGATATGGGATGTTGATAAGAAACAAGATATTGATCGGCAGAAATTTGATAATAGGGTAACTTGTATGGCGTGGAAACCAATTGGCAATGCATTGGCAGTAATTGACATCATGGGAAAGTATGGTGTCTGGGAATCAGCTGTACCTTCTTCAATGAGATCTCCGACGGCAAATGTTCCTGTTTTAGGTTCTAAAAATGGTCATGGTCTTCTTTTCTTTGATGAAGAGGAAGAAAACCCAAGTGCATCTGGCAGTTTAAGTGACCTTGGAGAAGATAGCCACGGTGAATCTGAACCATTTAGCAGAAAAAGATTACGCAAACAGCATAGTTATGATGATGATTGGGAAGAAGACGttaaagaagagtttgagttgCTTCCAAAAGCTGAACTTCGTAAGAAGGCTCCTCACAGTCACAGGGATAGTTCAGATAATAAAAGAAATGAGCTCAAGAGTGTCCCAATTTCTGCAGGACAAAAAATGCAAGAAGCTTTTCAGCCAGGCACAACTCGGCAGCTGCTTGGCAAAAGACGCTTTCTATGTTACAGTATGCTTGGCAGTATAACCGTGATGGAGCATGATGGATACTCTCACATAGAGGTATTGCAGCTTGTTTGTTTTTGTATCTTTGTCTTTATATCTATTTGAAAactttttatgttatttttattcttaCTATACAAAGTTGAACTTTGAACATGTTTCAACAATCATCTTTATTTCAAGTGATTGGCTTTTAATTGTTTCATGGCTAGAAACTGTGATCTTCAACTTGTCATCCAGAACTAACCAGGGAAAAAACAGCCTACCGATAATGCAAGCCATGTTGAGAGGGCAATTCATCTCATGTTTACCATCGACCTACGTATGAATGAGTTATTTAACTAACATGATAACTTCAATGCAGATTGATTTTCATGACACAAGCAGTGGTCCCCGAGTCCCTGCAATGACTGATTATTTTGGTTTCACAATGGCTTCTTTAAATAAAAATGGAAGTGTATTTGCAAATCCATGCAAGGGTGAGAAGAATATGAGTACGCTCATGTATCGTCCTTTCAGTAGCTGGGCTAATAACAGTGAGGTTAGTGATTTAATCTTTGATTCCAACTAATCCGTACATCAAAATGTTTCAGAAGTCTGGTGTTATGAAACTTGTTACTTCTGACATGGCTAACTCTGATTTAATTATGCAACATCAGTGGTCAATGCGATTTGAAGAGGAAGAAGTAAGAGCAGTTGCACTAGGAACTGGTTGGGTAGCTGCTGTTACAAGTTGTAATTTTCTTCGCATCTTCACTGAGGGTGGCCTGCAGGTATATATATTCAGATATTGTATGCTTAGGGTTTGTAAGTTGGTTCCGTTCGTGCCTTCAAAAATAATCTCCCTTAGtttcaaattgaattttttttttcgacTTCATGTAATAGTAAGAAAATAACATTCACTAGTAATAGTTAATGGAGGTCATTCCCTTGTAATAGTTGATGGAGGTGCAGTTTGAATTTGTGTTACTTATTGACAAGGGTCTCTAGTTAATGATGGACTGGTTATTGGTTTATTTTATACCTTTGATGTTTAAGATAGGTTGTGAAATTGGTCATTGTTTTAGCAGTATCCGAAATAAACCTATGACAATCAACTTGAGATAGATGGAGTATTTCAAATGTCGTGGTCAATCTTTTGATTATTCTGGAAATGATTCTGAGACAGTTCCTTTTCTTTTGTGGATTGAAATACAAGAGACACATTCTTTCCCTCGACGGACCAGTGGTTACTGCAGTAGGCTATAAGGATGAACTTGCAGTTGTCACACATGCATCTCCCCCTCTTCCCTCTAACGAACAGGTACAGTTCATTGTTACATCATGTGGTTAAATTCTTTTATTTCACGTTTTGATGCATTGTAAATCCCTGTGAGCAGTTATCAGAATATGaagaattaatttcaataaggcTATACAGTGGCTGCTTAATAAAAGGAGATATTAGGTCAATTTTGACAATGTTTCACAGTAGATTACTTATCAAAAAGTTGTGTCACAGTAGATCTTCACAACTTATTATTTAAAATGTCCTTGTTCATGGTGTACACTGATCAGATTTCAATCTGTCTGAATGATCACTCAAAGCTCCACTGACCAATACTCCTTTCTTAAACAAAGAATTTAATAAATTCTAACCTTTGTCTAGGCTTATGCTTGTTACATGCATGTTAAGCTTGTCTTACCCTTCCATATGTTTTTGACTTGGTCTGAAGAAAATAAATTCATTTCAAATGAAATGGATGGAGCTCAGGACTAACAATTTAGGGCCTACTTAAACTTTGCTTATAACCAAGGCAGATCATAACTATTCATGTTGATTAGAGATAGCAGGATTTGCTATGATTTGGTGGAATATATAGTTGTTTTTCTTCAGTTCCCTGGACTCGGATTTTATATTTAAATTTAGATATATATAAGTACTTTTTTGACTGATCGATTGATGATGATTGGAGAAGAGGTGGATTGGTGTATTGATCATAGAACTATTTGAAATTCCATACAGATTCTTGAATTTAGAGTCTTCAATATTCGTAATGGAATACAACCTCGCCGAGGAAGACTTCCATTGACTCCTGGTTCATGTTTATCATGGTTTGGTTTTAGTGAAGAAGGCCATCTTAGTTCTTTTGACTCTA
This DNA window, taken from Nicotiana tabacum cultivar K326 chromosome 4, ASM71507v2, whole genome shotgun sequence, encodes the following:
- the LOC107814793 gene encoding protein ENHANCER OF LHP1 1-like isoform X1, producing MKIRSIKMREAHKSSNGVGSFCSVLWDQQGEHIVTASSSDSSICIQDAFLPANPPKIVRHHRDGVTALALSPNFTCLASGSVDHSVKLYKFPGGEFETNITRFTLPIRTLAFNRSGTMLAAAGDDEGIKLINTIDGSIARVLKGHRGSITGIAFDPKSEYLASVDSIGTAMIWELQSGKTIHVLKGIARVIGSDFSSMNIVSWSPDGELLAVPSLKNDVVMYDRDTAEKLFSLRGDHVQPICFLSWSPNGKYMATSGLDRQVLIWDVDKKQDIDRQKFDNRVTCMAWKPIGNALAVIDIMGKYGVWESAVPSSMRSPTANVPVLGSKNGHGLLFFDEEEENPSASGSLSDLGEDSHGESEPFSRKRLRKQHSYDDDWEEDVKEEFELLPKAELRKKAPHSHRDSSDNKRNELKSVPISAGQKMQEAFQPGTTRQLLGKRRFLCYSMLGSITVMEHDGYSHIEIDFHDTSSGPRVPAMTDYFGFTMASLNKNGSVFANPCKGEKNMSTLMYRPFSSWANNSEWSMRFEEEEVRAVALGTGWVAAVTSCNFLRIFTEGGLQRHILSLDGPVVTAVGYKDELAVVTHASPPLPSNEQILEFRVFNIRNGIQPRRGRLPLTPGSCLSWFGFSEEGHLSSFDSTGVLRVFTNQYGGSWLPLFSASKLKKPEENYWVVGLNTSKLFCVICKSPDSFPEATPKPILTLLDLSFPLASSDLGAENLENEFIMNNMHLHRIQSTIEEMEAAGEDTSLLDDEAFNTEAALDRCILRLIASCCNGDKLVRATELVKLLALEKSVKGAIKLVTALKLPNLAERFNAILEERLNKETTGSTIPASTELKCDTSFNAQAALTKTHFTVESSKKLELVSSPSLNLLAPSLTKKRSLEEPTKDVDADTENARARKLEMAREFKNAFDLKNAKKLKDEKDKVDEVKDARKLENANKLEDGEDKNGEANKVTTQRPSNPFAKSSNNKQNTSLFDSLKKKVKTDR
- the LOC107814793 gene encoding protein ENHANCER OF LHP1 1-like isoform X2, with the translated sequence MLAAAGDDEGIKLINTIDGSIARVLKGHRGSITGIAFDPKSEYLASVDSIGTAMIWELQSGKTIHVLKGIARVIGSDFSSMNIVSWSPDGELLAVPSLKNDVVMYDRDTAEKLFSLRGDHVQPICFLSWSPNGKYMATSGLDRQVLIWDVDKKQDIDRQKFDNRVTCMAWKPIGNALAVIDIMGKYGVWESAVPSSMRSPTANVPVLGSKNGHGLLFFDEEEENPSASGSLSDLGEDSHGESEPFSRKRLRKQHSYDDDWEEDVKEEFELLPKAELRKKAPHSHRDSSDNKRNELKSVPISAGQKMQEAFQPGTTRQLLGKRRFLCYSMLGSITVMEHDGYSHIEIDFHDTSSGPRVPAMTDYFGFTMASLNKNGSVFANPCKGEKNMSTLMYRPFSSWANNSEWSMRFEEEEVRAVALGTGWVAAVTSCNFLRIFTEGGLQRHILSLDGPVVTAVGYKDELAVVTHASPPLPSNEQILEFRVFNIRNGIQPRRGRLPLTPGSCLSWFGFSEEGHLSSFDSTGVLRVFTNQYGGSWLPLFSASKLKKPEENYWVVGLNTSKLFCVICKSPDSFPEATPKPILTLLDLSFPLASSDLGAENLENEFIMNNMHLHRIQSTIEEMEAAGEDTSLLDDEAFNTEAALDRCILRLIASCCNGDKLVRATELVKLLALEKSVKGAIKLVTALKLPNLAERFNAILEERLNKETTGSTIPASTELKCDTSFNAQAALTKTHFTVESSKKLELVSSPSLNLLAPSLTKKRSLEEPTKDVDADTENARARKLEMAREFKNAFDLKNAKKLKDEKDKVDEVKDARKLENANKLEDGEDKNGEANKVTTQRPSNPFAKSSNNKQNTSLFDSLKKKVKTDR